One part of the Paenibacillus silvisoli genome encodes these proteins:
- a CDS encoding sensor histidine kinase translates to MHKTIVFFRNLRFKYKLIISYIIVIIIPLVSLGFYSLHQAETYLLKQTEMTLNDNVKKAADDINYKFNKYNTIMESISYNTRIINILNMSDDSLYSLYQQLTDVYDPLFDDLKSFNEDINQIMVYTSNPLTERANSIQSLERLKDKSWFQALLKSDHTQWNYEQGTLFGMRRMANRYGSPFIHVLYMDINRDQVFGVLGLSESRNHGVVITDQEGNDIYSKLVSNKNQATGSVMESEPFEYESTRNGSDYLAVAKPISEPGWTITYYYPLEELTIHTGKIIEATAVIAGICFVILLLLILVFSHSFVRRIEYLNKKVNLIAQGDLQIKISDKSRDEIGKLTTGIDQMLNNINMLIDEVKTSNRQQRHAEMRALQAQINPHFLYNSLSLINWLAIKMKARDISLITTSLSRFYRTTLNKGSNIITIKEEIINVKSYLDIQVMKHDHSFDLYMDIEESLFELSMVNMTLQPIVENAIEHGLDHKTEGRGCLRLSGTIKDEIIVFEIEDNGPGMELSQAERLWDKHSDGFGLKNVQERLELYYGKPFGISVHSKPGRGTLVRVSMPKQVRNAD, encoded by the coding sequence ATGCACAAAACCATCGTTTTCTTCCGCAATCTTCGATTCAAGTACAAACTCATTATTTCGTATATTATCGTCATTATCATTCCGCTTGTGTCGCTCGGCTTCTACTCGCTGCATCAAGCTGAAACTTATCTGCTCAAGCAGACGGAAATGACGCTAAACGATAATGTGAAAAAAGCGGCCGACGATATCAACTACAAATTCAATAAATACAACACCATCATGGAGTCGATCTCCTATAACACGCGCATTATCAATATTCTAAATATGTCGGACGATAGTCTATATTCGCTCTATCAGCAGCTGACGGACGTATACGATCCGCTCTTCGACGATCTGAAAAGCTTCAACGAAGACATTAATCAAATTATGGTGTATACGAGCAATCCGCTTACCGAAAGAGCGAATTCGATACAGTCCTTGGAACGGCTGAAGGATAAGAGCTGGTTCCAAGCGTTGCTTAAAAGCGATCACACCCAATGGAATTACGAGCAAGGAACGTTGTTTGGGATGCGCAGAATGGCGAATAGGTACGGAAGCCCTTTTATTCACGTCTTGTATATGGACATTAACAGAGACCAGGTATTCGGCGTCCTAGGGCTGAGCGAGTCGAGAAATCATGGGGTAGTTATTACCGACCAGGAAGGAAACGACATCTATTCGAAGCTCGTGTCCAACAAAAATCAAGCAACCGGCTCGGTGATGGAGAGCGAGCCGTTCGAGTATGAGAGCACTCGGAATGGCTCCGATTATTTAGCGGTGGCTAAGCCGATTTCCGAGCCGGGCTGGACGATTACATATTATTATCCCCTTGAGGAATTGACGATTCATACGGGAAAAATCATTGAGGCAACGGCTGTTATTGCGGGGATATGCTTCGTCATTCTGCTGCTGTTAATTCTCGTATTCTCGCACTCCTTCGTTCGCCGCATCGAGTATTTGAATAAGAAGGTCAATCTAATCGCGCAGGGCGATCTTCAGATCAAAATCTCCGACAAATCCAGGGACGAGATTGGAAAGCTTACGACCGGCATCGACCAAATGCTGAACAATATCAATATGCTGATCGATGAAGTGAAAACTAGCAACCGGCAGCAACGGCATGCGGAGATGAGAGCCTTGCAGGCCCAAATCAACCCGCACTTCCTGTACAACTCCTTATCTTTGATTAATTGGCTCGCCATCAAGATGAAAGCGCGCGATATTAGCTTGATTACCACTTCGTTGTCCAGGTTTTACAGAACGACGCTAAACAAAGGAAGCAATATCATCACGATCAAGGAGGAAATCATCAATGTAAAATCTTATTTGGATATCCAAGTGATGAAGCATGACCATTCCTTTGATTTGTACATGGATATCGAGGAATCGCTGTTTGAACTATCCATGGTCAATATGACTCTCCAACCCATCGTGGAAAACGCGATTGAGCATGGACTGGATCATAAGACGGAGGGCAGAGGCTGTCTAAGGCTCTCCGGGACCATAAAGGATGAGATTATTGTTTTTGAAATCGAAGATAACGGTCCGGGCATGGAACTCTCGCAGGCCGAGAGGCTGTGGGATAAACATTCGGATGGCTTCGGCCTAAAAAACGTGCAAGAGAGGCTTGAATTATATTACGGCAAGCCATTCGGCATTTCGGTTCATAGCAAACCGGGAAGAGGCACGCTAGTGCGAGTGAGCATGCCCAAACAAGTGCGGAATGCGGACTAA
- a CDS encoding GH116 family glycosyl hydrolase — MSRQSYSQTYSGSRNAHIAYPLGGIGAGMFCLEGTGAMSHFSLRNAPHITHEPMIFSGLFMKNEQSTSARVMEGPLPSWKIYGNKAESMNPGSGLFGKHFGLPRFESSAFQARFPFGSVDLKDEQLPVEASITGWSPFIPLHADDSSLPAAALEITLINKTDRPVEVVYSLNAANFMAFPKSANQRVYRAKSGKGFVLEQPPVEGKPWEEGSFSAYTDHPNAKVDCAWFRGGWFDSLTMVWNAIKEGSSEEKPEVTEGKPSPGGSLYVPLTLASRDSQVIRIMLSWYVPETNLIEGVEAGKRADSPFHKPWYAGKFAGISEVSAYWLNNYDSLRERSLKFSDTFYATSLPAEAKEAITSNLTILKTPTVLRQTDGRMWGWEGQQLKEGSCSGSCTHVWNYAQAVPHLFPDLERSLRVSEFIEGQDERGHQNFRVPLPIQPATHKYHAASDGQLGGIMKAYREWRISGDTEWLRTYWPQIKQSLSYCKELWDPDGIGVLIEPHHNTYDIEFWGPDGMCSSIYIGALKAASLMSEALGEPSNAYEELYRKGRHYMENELFNGEYFEQKIIWEGLRAPDPSKLAPQGNDAFKAEETLEGPEAWNVNYSREAQELLRQEGPKYQYGTGCLSDGVIGAWIAEMCGLGDILDRGMVKSHLLSIYTYNLKRDLSGHANPQRPGFALGKDGGLLLCTWPKGGQLSLPFVYSNEVWTGIEYQVASHLMSVGCVEEGLDIVRVCRDRYDGSVRNPFDEYECGHWYARAMASYAIIQGWSGIRYDAVERVLHVSPKVSGDYSSFLCTSSGYGVAGIRNGEVFVDVKEGTIAIEELRLT, encoded by the coding sequence TTGAGCCGGCAATCGTATAGTCAAACCTATTCGGGCAGTCGCAACGCCCACATCGCTTATCCGCTTGGCGGGATCGGCGCCGGGATGTTTTGCTTGGAGGGAACGGGGGCGATGTCCCATTTCTCTCTGCGTAACGCGCCTCATATTACGCATGAGCCCATGATATTTTCGGGCTTGTTCATGAAAAATGAGCAGAGCACGAGCGCAAGAGTCATGGAGGGGCCGCTTCCTTCTTGGAAGATCTATGGAAACAAAGCGGAATCTATGAATCCCGGAAGCGGGCTGTTCGGTAAGCACTTCGGCTTGCCGCGCTTTGAGAGCAGCGCTTTTCAAGCAAGGTTTCCGTTTGGCTCCGTTGATTTGAAGGATGAGCAGCTACCCGTAGAGGCGTCGATTACGGGCTGGAGTCCGTTTATTCCCTTGCATGCGGACGACTCGAGCTTGCCGGCAGCAGCGCTCGAAATTACGCTGATCAACAAAACGGACCGCCCGGTAGAAGTTGTTTATTCCCTGAACGCGGCCAATTTCATGGCGTTCCCTAAATCGGCGAATCAGCGCGTGTATAGGGCCAAATCGGGCAAAGGGTTTGTTCTGGAGCAGCCGCCCGTGGAAGGAAAGCCTTGGGAAGAAGGATCGTTCAGCGCTTACACGGATCACCCGAACGCGAAAGTCGATTGCGCCTGGTTCCGCGGCGGCTGGTTCGATTCGTTGACCATGGTTTGGAATGCAATCAAAGAAGGCAGCAGCGAAGAGAAGCCGGAGGTAACGGAAGGAAAGCCGAGTCCGGGAGGCAGTCTGTACGTTCCGCTAACGCTTGCTTCTCGGGACAGTCAGGTCATCCGGATTATGCTGTCTTGGTATGTGCCTGAGACCAATTTGATCGAAGGCGTAGAAGCGGGGAAGCGTGCCGATTCGCCGTTTCATAAGCCATGGTATGCCGGGAAGTTCGCGGGCATTTCGGAGGTTTCCGCTTATTGGCTCAACAATTACGATTCGCTTCGCGAACGAAGCTTGAAATTTAGCGATACGTTTTACGCCACTTCCCTTCCGGCGGAGGCCAAAGAAGCCATTACGTCGAATCTTACGATTCTGAAGACGCCTACCGTCCTGCGACAAACGGATGGCCGGATGTGGGGCTGGGAAGGTCAGCAGCTTAAAGAAGGCAGCTGCAGCGGTTCGTGTACGCATGTCTGGAATTATGCGCAGGCGGTGCCGCATTTGTTTCCTGATTTGGAGCGCAGTTTAAGGGTATCGGAGTTTATTGAGGGTCAGGACGAACGGGGGCATCAGAATTTTCGGGTTCCGCTGCCTATACAGCCGGCGACCCATAAGTATCACGCGGCTTCGGACGGTCAGCTAGGCGGTATTATGAAGGCATACCGGGAGTGGAGAATCAGCGGCGATACCGAGTGGCTCCGGACGTATTGGCCGCAAATCAAGCAAAGCTTAAGCTACTGCAAGGAGCTTTGGGATCCCGACGGCATTGGCGTTCTCATCGAGCCGCATCACAATACGTACGACATTGAGTTCTGGGGTCCGGACGGCATGTGCTCCTCCATCTATATCGGCGCGCTTAAAGCGGCTTCGCTCATGAGCGAAGCGTTGGGAGAACCTTCGAACGCCTACGAAGAGCTTTACCGCAAGGGCAGGCATTACATGGAGAATGAGCTGTTCAATGGTGAATACTTTGAGCAGAAGATTATATGGGAAGGTCTTCGCGCGCCTGATCCGTCTAAGCTGGCCCCTCAAGGGAACGATGCTTTCAAGGCGGAAGAGACGCTGGAGGGACCCGAGGCATGGAACGTCAACTATTCCAGAGAGGCCCAGGAGCTGCTTCGGCAGGAAGGCCCGAAGTATCAATACGGGACAGGATGCTTATCGGACGGGGTAATCGGAGCGTGGATCGCGGAAATGTGCGGGCTTGGGGACATCCTGGACCGCGGCATGGTGAAGAGCCATTTGCTAAGCATTTATACGTACAATCTCAAACGGGACCTGTCCGGGCATGCCAATCCTCAGCGACCTGGATTTGCGCTTGGCAAAGATGGCGGACTTCTGCTATGCACGTGGCCGAAGGGCGGCCAGCTATCGCTTCCGTTCGTATATAGCAACGAAGTCTGGACCGGTATCGAATATCAGGTTGCCTCGCATTTAATGTCGGTTGGCTGCGTGGAGGAAGGGCTGGACATCGTACGGGTGTGTCGCGATCGCTATGATGGAAGCGTAAGAAATCCTTTTGACGAATACGAATGCGGGCATTGGTATGCAAGAGCGATGGCATCCTACGCCATTATCCAGGGGTGGAGCGGTATTCGGTACGATGCGGTTGAGCGCGTGCTCCACGTTTCGCCGAAGGTGTCAGGCGACTACAGCAGTTTTTTGTGTACGTCAAGCGGATACGGCGTTGCCGGAATCCGCAACGGCGAAGTGTTTGTCGATGTTAAGGAAGGTACAATCGCCATAGAGGAGCTTAGATTGACATAG
- a CDS encoding branched-chain amino acid ABC transporter permease, which produces MKKINGFWAFLALSVVVYAVVQLLIGTGMLNPYYSNTLIFIVINIILAVSLHLVIGITGQFSIGHAGFLAVGAYVSAIFTKLDLPFPVALAAGGVVAALAGLLVGIPSLRLKGDYLAIATLGFGEIIRIVFNNIDYVGGAAGMQVPHLTSWTSAFICLFITLIVIMNFTNSTHGRACISIRENEIAADAMGIHTTYYKVAAFAIGAFFAGVGGGLYAHNFYIIQPTNFGFLKSFDILIFVVLGGLGSLSGAVIAAIFMTIVSTYLQGYPETRMIIYSVVLIIVMLYRPKGLMGTNEITSYFSKWTGAKGGRLHGK; this is translated from the coding sequence ATGAAAAAGATCAACGGATTTTGGGCGTTCCTTGCGCTTTCGGTCGTCGTTTATGCGGTTGTTCAGCTGCTCATCGGCACCGGCATGCTAAACCCCTACTATTCCAACACGCTAATCTTTATCGTCATTAATATTATCCTGGCTGTCAGCTTGCATCTCGTTATCGGGATTACCGGGCAGTTTTCGATCGGACATGCCGGCTTCCTGGCCGTTGGCGCTTATGTTTCGGCGATTTTCACGAAGCTGGATCTGCCTTTCCCCGTCGCGCTTGCGGCCGGCGGCGTCGTTGCCGCTCTGGCGGGCCTTCTGGTAGGCATTCCAAGCTTGCGCCTCAAAGGCGATTACTTGGCCATTGCCACGCTCGGCTTCGGCGAAATTATCCGGATTGTCTTTAACAACATCGACTATGTGGGCGGCGCCGCAGGGATGCAGGTCCCCCATTTGACGAGCTGGACTTCCGCCTTCATTTGTTTGTTCATTACGTTAATCGTCATTATGAATTTCACGAATTCCACGCATGGCCGCGCCTGCATCTCCATTCGGGAGAATGAAATCGCGGCGGATGCCATGGGCATTCATACGACGTATTACAAGGTTGCCGCGTTTGCGATCGGCGCTTTCTTCGCAGGGGTTGGCGGCGGACTGTACGCGCATAACTTCTACATCATCCAGCCGACGAACTTCGGGTTTTTGAAGTCGTTCGATATTTTGATCTTCGTCGTGCTCGGCGGACTGGGCAGCTTATCCGGCGCCGTCATCGCCGCTATTTTCATGACCATCGTGTCCACCTATTTGCAGGGCTACCCGGAGACGCGCATGATCATTTACAGCGTGGTCCTCATCATCGTCATGCTCTACAGACCGAAGGGCTTGATGGGCACCAACGAAATCACCTCCTACTTCAGCAAGTGGACAGGCGCTAAAGGAGGCCGTTTACATGGCAAATAA
- a CDS encoding ABC transporter ATP-binding protein — protein MLKVDQIDVYYGNIHALKGVSLDVAQGEIVTLIGANGAGKSTLLKSLSGLLKPKQGDIQYLGSSIAGKPVQDIVKAGISHVPEGRRVFANMSVEENLELGAYLRKDKQGIREDMEKVYGLFPRLLERRKQLSGTLSGGEQQMLAMGRAMMARPKLLLLDEPSMGLAPLLVKAIFNIIVEINRTGTTVLLVEQNANMALSIANRAYVIETGKVVLSGTAAELQASDQIKSAYLGGH, from the coding sequence ATGCTTAAAGTCGATCAAATCGATGTCTATTACGGCAATATTCATGCGCTGAAAGGCGTTTCGCTGGATGTCGCGCAGGGCGAGATCGTCACCTTGATCGGCGCCAACGGCGCCGGCAAGAGCACTCTGCTCAAATCGCTGTCCGGTCTCTTGAAGCCAAAGCAAGGCGATATTCAATACCTTGGCTCATCCATCGCCGGCAAGCCGGTGCAGGATATCGTGAAAGCCGGGATTTCTCATGTGCCCGAGGGCAGACGCGTATTCGCGAATATGTCCGTCGAGGAGAACCTGGAGCTCGGCGCGTATCTGCGAAAAGATAAGCAAGGCATTCGCGAGGATATGGAGAAGGTCTACGGACTGTTTCCAAGACTGCTCGAACGGCGCAAGCAGCTGTCCGGCACGCTCTCCGGCGGCGAACAGCAGATGCTCGCCATGGGACGGGCCATGATGGCGCGGCCGAAGCTACTGCTGCTGGACGAGCCTTCGATGGGCTTGGCCCCGCTCCTGGTTAAGGCCATCTTCAACATCATCGTGGAAATCAACCGCACCGGGACGACCGTTCTGCTCGTGGAACAGAACGCAAACATGGCGCTATCCATCGCCAACCGGGCTTATGTCATCGAGACCGGCAAGGTAGTTTTGTCGGGAACCGCTGCGGAGCTGCAAGCCAGCGATCAAATTAAATCGGCTTATCTGGGCGGCCATTAA
- a CDS encoding branched-chain amino acid ABC transporter permease has protein sequence MDWLQQIINGISLGSIYALIALGYTMVYGIIRLINFAHGDVFMVGSFVGFYAITRLDLGIFPALILAMAVCALLGVVIERIAYKRLRNASRIAALITAIGISLLIEYGTIYFRGAQPEAFPNALPSKSFELWGATISIQSILILSISVVLMIILQFIVRRTKVGKAMRAVSHDVEAAKLMGINVDRTISATFAIGSALAGAAGVVFGIYYTKIEPLMGVIPGLKAFVAAVLGGIGIIPGAAIGGLVLGLVETGVSALGYSMWRDAAAFIILILILIFKPSGILGKNSREKV, from the coding sequence ATGGATTGGTTGCAGCAGATCATTAACGGTATCTCGCTTGGCAGTATCTATGCGCTGATCGCGCTTGGCTACACCATGGTGTACGGCATCATTCGATTAATCAACTTCGCGCACGGCGACGTGTTTATGGTGGGCTCGTTCGTGGGCTTCTACGCCATCACGCGCTTGGACCTGGGCATTTTCCCTGCTCTTATTCTAGCGATGGCCGTTTGCGCGCTCCTTGGCGTCGTCATTGAACGCATCGCGTACAAACGGCTGCGGAACGCCAGCCGAATAGCGGCTCTCATTACGGCGATCGGGATCTCCCTGCTGATTGAGTACGGCACGATCTATTTCCGCGGCGCGCAGCCGGAAGCATTCCCGAACGCGCTTCCGTCCAAAAGCTTCGAGCTATGGGGCGCAACCATTAGCATCCAGTCGATTCTGATTCTTTCCATCTCCGTCGTCTTGATGATTATTTTGCAATTCATCGTGCGCCGGACGAAGGTCGGCAAAGCGATGCGCGCGGTTTCTCACGACGTGGAAGCGGCAAAGCTGATGGGGATCAACGTGGATCGCACGATTTCGGCGACGTTCGCGATCGGCTCGGCGCTCGCGGGAGCGGCCGGCGTTGTGTTCGGCATCTACTATACGAAGATTGAACCGCTCATGGGCGTTATTCCAGGCTTGAAAGCCTTTGTAGCCGCCGTACTGGGCGGTATCGGCATCATCCCCGGCGCTGCCATCGGCGGCTTGGTTCTCGGCTTGGTCGAAACCGGGGTAAGCGCGCTTGGCTACTCGATGTGGCGGGACGCTGCCGCTTTCATCATCTTGATCTTGATTCTGATCTTTAAACCATCCGGCATCCTGGGCAAGAACAGCCGCGAGAAAGTGTAG
- a CDS encoding response regulator transcription factor produces MWSILVVDDERVEREGIQYLIEENGLPLQCSLAAGSIEAMDYLAEHPVDILLTDIKMPFMDGLTLATKAKALYPRLHIIVFSAYGEFEYAKKAIDLQVLHYVLKPILLEEFLEVMNKVILLCEQDEAERKKEDTLLEGYLRSKQFEKEKAFLDVLNGNPAVNDVNGLLGEVGFPFAPLYMVVMNCRERYFESNHERFKDEVQLQLPHAEYVNLNEYQSVIFIKDEDTQTVSRERLTDKWDRIRAGLEIEFGISLCVIVGQLLQEANEIYDEFQRLDHMSDYKFFNHQGAVLFASEVFTPMDSRHEKNDSALDQFYSHLKINDAVEMETAIDKLFKQLNAPEAYSVTYVKFLCAEFVNRLSGSKGKRDTVYTDQWVNRVFQSESLLQLHELIVLFLRSHAERLQEKPLDSDKKIIQDILQTIHTRYMENISLETIAEQVYLSPGYVSGLFKKTVHQSFVKYLTAYRLEKAKEHLLNSNMKVVDIARKVGYTDTSYFGMVFRNHFGTSPAKFRGIED; encoded by the coding sequence TTGTGGAGCATACTGGTTGTCGATGATGAGCGGGTCGAACGGGAAGGCATCCAATATTTGATTGAGGAGAATGGCCTGCCGCTTCAGTGCAGCCTTGCGGCAGGCAGTATCGAAGCGATGGACTATCTGGCTGAGCATCCTGTCGATATTTTGCTAACGGATATCAAGATGCCGTTTATGGACGGTTTGACGTTGGCCACCAAAGCAAAGGCGCTGTATCCCCGGCTGCATATTATTGTTTTCAGCGCCTATGGCGAGTTTGAATATGCGAAAAAAGCGATTGATCTACAAGTATTGCATTACGTTCTCAAGCCGATCTTGCTGGAAGAGTTTCTGGAAGTCATGAACAAGGTCATCTTGCTCTGCGAGCAGGATGAAGCAGAACGAAAGAAAGAGGATACCTTGTTGGAGGGCTACCTGCGGAGCAAGCAATTCGAGAAAGAAAAGGCTTTTTTGGATGTGTTGAACGGAAATCCGGCGGTAAATGACGTGAATGGGCTGCTGGGCGAGGTAGGCTTTCCGTTTGCGCCGCTGTATATGGTCGTGATGAATTGCAGAGAAAGGTACTTCGAATCGAACCATGAGCGTTTCAAGGATGAAGTTCAATTGCAGCTGCCGCATGCGGAATATGTGAATCTGAACGAATACCAGAGCGTGATATTCATCAAGGATGAGGACACGCAAACCGTATCGCGCGAGCGCTTGACCGATAAGTGGGACCGAATCAGGGCCGGATTAGAAATTGAATTCGGTATTTCGTTGTGCGTGATCGTCGGTCAGTTGCTGCAGGAGGCGAATGAAATCTATGACGAGTTTCAGCGATTAGATCATATGAGCGACTATAAGTTTTTTAACCATCAAGGCGCCGTTCTGTTTGCATCGGAAGTATTTACCCCGATGGACAGCAGGCATGAGAAAAATGATAGCGCGCTTGATCAGTTCTATAGCCATTTGAAGATAAATGATGCCGTCGAAATGGAGACCGCAATCGACAAGCTGTTCAAACAGTTGAATGCGCCGGAAGCCTACTCGGTCACCTACGTGAAATTCCTTTGCGCCGAGTTCGTCAATCGGCTAAGCGGAAGCAAAGGAAAACGAGACACGGTCTATACGGATCAGTGGGTAAACCGAGTCTTTCAAAGCGAATCGCTTCTCCAGTTGCACGAGCTTATTGTGCTTTTTCTGCGTTCTCATGCGGAGCGATTGCAAGAGAAGCCATTGGACTCGGACAAGAAGATTATTCAGGACATTCTGCAAACCATCCACACGCGCTATATGGAGAACATTAGCTTGGAAACCATTGCGGAGCAGGTTTACTTGTCGCCGGGTTATGTCAGCGGTCTTTTTAAGAAAACGGTTCATCAAAGCTTCGTGAAATATTTGACTGCCTATCGTTTGGAAAAAGCAAAGGAACATCTGTTAAACTCCAATATGAAAGTCGTGGATATCGCTCGGAAGGTGGGGTATACGGATACATCCTACTTTGGCATGGTTTTTCGGAACCACTTTGGAACAAGCCCTGCCAAATTTAGGGGAATTGAGGATTGA
- a CDS encoding carbohydrate ABC transporter permease: protein MVKTRSIPNKIADYVLLTLLALAAMLCIAPIINNVAISFSDKAAAAAGNVYFWPVKFSWASYTTIIQDSQFMKSFLISLERVALGGAINFLLTVLMAYPLSKEKRDFGQRNAFMWIVVFTMLFSGGLIPWYIVIYNLHIMNTIWALVLPGAVPVFNVILLVNFFRSVPRELEEAGVMDGANPWYVLLKIYLPISVPALATVTLFTLVAHWNAFFDGMILINDPSKYPLQTYIQQMVVQTSNFSLLSPDDVQRVNAISNKTMNAAKIVVSMVPILVVYPFMQRYFVHGIVLGSVKG from the coding sequence ATGGTTAAAACAAGAAGCATCCCGAACAAAATCGCGGACTATGTCTTACTGACATTATTAGCGCTGGCAGCGATGCTCTGTATCGCGCCGATTATCAATAACGTCGCGATTTCTTTTAGCGATAAGGCCGCCGCGGCGGCGGGCAACGTCTATTTTTGGCCAGTAAAATTTTCCTGGGCCTCTTATACGACGATCATTCAGGACAGCCAATTTATGAAATCCTTTTTGATTTCTTTGGAGCGGGTCGCTCTAGGCGGAGCCATCAACTTTCTGCTTACCGTCCTAATGGCTTATCCGCTATCCAAAGAAAAGAGGGATTTCGGGCAGCGGAACGCGTTCATGTGGATTGTCGTTTTTACGATGCTGTTCAGCGGCGGATTAATTCCGTGGTATATCGTGATTTACAATCTGCACATCATGAATACGATTTGGGCGCTTGTGCTGCCTGGAGCGGTTCCCGTATTCAATGTGATTTTGCTGGTCAATTTTTTTCGAAGCGTTCCTAGGGAACTGGAGGAGGCGGGCGTGATGGACGGAGCTAACCCTTGGTACGTGCTTCTTAAAATCTATTTGCCGATCTCCGTCCCTGCGTTGGCTACGGTGACGCTGTTTACGCTGGTAGCCCATTGGAACGCATTTTTTGACGGCATGATTTTGATCAATGATCCAAGCAAATATCCTTTGCAAACGTATATTCAGCAGATGGTCGTTCAGACTAGCAATTTCAGCCTATTGAGTCCGGACGACGTGCAGAGAGTGAACGCCATTTCGAATAAAACGATGAACGCTGCCAAAATCGTCGTTTCCATGGTACCTATATTGGTCGTCTATCCGTTTATGCAACGTTATTTCGTTCATGGCATCGTACTGGGATCGGTCAAAGGCTAG
- a CDS encoding ABC transporter ATP-binding protein: MANKPLLEVKDAGIRFGGLKAVSGFSMTIYPGELIGLIGPNGAGKTTSFNLLTGVYVPTEGDIVFDGKRINGLAPYQITRKGISRTFQNIRLFNELTVLDNVKVAYHSLSKHSMLSSILRLPSHFAGEKEIEEKALQFLRIFGLESYKDELAKNMPYGQQRRLEIARALAAGPKLLLLDEPAAGMNPQETHELMELIAFIRKELGLTVLLIEHDMKLVMGICERLYVLDQGQLIAQGTPEEIRNHPRVIEAYLGEEVSKGDA; encoded by the coding sequence ATGGCAAATAAACCGTTGCTCGAGGTTAAAGACGCAGGCATTCGTTTCGGCGGACTGAAAGCCGTGTCCGGCTTCAGCATGACGATCTATCCGGGCGAGCTGATCGGCTTAATCGGACCGAACGGCGCCGGCAAGACGACAAGCTTTAACTTGCTTACGGGGGTCTACGTGCCGACCGAAGGCGATATTGTGTTTGACGGCAAGCGAATCAACGGGCTGGCTCCTTACCAAATTACGCGCAAAGGGATCAGCCGTACGTTCCAGAACATCCGTCTCTTTAATGAACTGACCGTCCTCGATAACGTAAAAGTGGCGTACCATTCCTTGTCGAAGCATTCCATGCTGAGCTCGATTCTGCGGCTGCCTTCGCACTTTGCGGGCGAGAAGGAAATCGAGGAGAAGGCGCTTCAGTTTCTCCGCATCTTCGGGCTGGAGTCTTATAAAGACGAGCTCGCGAAAAATATGCCCTACGGCCAGCAGCGCCGGCTCGAAATTGCCCGCGCTCTTGCCGCGGGACCGAAGCTGCTGCTGCTCGATGAGCCGGCGGCCGGCATGAACCCGCAGGAGACGCATGAGCTCATGGAGCTGATCGCGTTTATCCGCAAGGAGCTTGGACTGACCGTCCTGCTCATCGAACACGACATGAAGCTGGTAATGGGCATTTGCGAGCGGCTGTACGTGCTGGATCAAGGGCAGCTCATCGCGCAAGGGACGCCTGAGGAAATTCGCAATCATCCGCGGGTCATTGAGGCCTATTTGGGAGAGGAGGTTTCGAAGGGCGATGCTTAA